TCTCCACCGCATTCTCTGAAAAGCAGAGATTATCGGCATAATCAAAATCAGCGCTGGTGTGGATGCAGCGTTTGATAATCGGCGCCGTATCCTCCGGCAGCTCCCGTCCAAGCTCTTCTGTGATGATTTCAAAGCTCCGCCGCTCTATGTCCATCGGCTTTACTTTTTCCAGCTCTACCTTCATGCCATGCCCTCCTCCAGAATCTCATATATTTTTTTCATATCCAGATGTTTTCGCAGCTCCGACGCCAGAATGTCGTACTGTCTCTCTTTAAAGGCGGCAAAATCCACTGCCGTAATCTGGGAAACGTCCAGTCCTTTCGCCTTTCCGAGCGCCGTCACGACCGCCTTCGCCACATTCTCGCGGTCAAAGATACCATGCACATAGGTGCCGTACACATTGCCAAGAAAAGCTCCGTCCGGCTTCATCCCCACTGCGCGTCTGCCGCCCTGTGCGGCGCTCTTTTCCATACCCGCCGCATCTTCCGCGCTATCCTTTGCACCTGCCGAATCTGACCCGGCCGCATAGTTTTCAATCTCTGTCAGTGCGCTGCAATTCTCTCCAGGCGTTGTCACGCCCATGTGGATTTCGTAGCCGGAGAGAGGCTCCCCGGATAACCCGGCAAGTATTCCACTCACGTTTTCAAAGGTACCATTCACCCGCGTGCGCGTTTTTTCCCCGGCAAACACAGTTTCCATCGGAAGCAGACCCATGCCGCGCATCGTGCCGCCTCCCTCGACGCCCTGCGGGTCGCTTAAGCTTTCCCCCAGCATCTGATAGCCGCCGCAGATACCGAAAATCACCTTTCCTGCCGCCGCAGCCTTCAGCACCGCCGCCTCCAGACCACTCTGGCGCAGCCAGCGCAAATCCTCCATCGTACTCTTCGTTCCCGGAAGAATAATCATGTCGGGATTTTTTAAATCCGATACATTCCCCACATAGCGCAGGGAAACCCCTTCCATGTTTTCAAATGGATTGAAATCGGTAAAGTTTGCTATCCGCGGCAGCCGGATTACCGCAATATCAATCAGCCCGGCTTCCTGACTGCCAGAGAAGCGCTCCGTCAGACTGTCTTCATCCTCTACCTGGATGTGCAGATACGGCGCCACGCCCACAACCGGAATCCCGGTGCGTTCCTCCAGCATCCCGATGCCCGGATCCAGAATCGTCTTATCGCCGCGGAATTTATTGATGATCAGACCCTTTATCCGCGCCCTCTCTTCCTCCTCCAGCAGCATCACGGTGCCGATAAGCTGCGCAAACACGCCGCCGCGGTCGATGTCGCCCACAAGGAGCACCGGCGCATCCGCCAGCTTTGCCATTCCCATGTTTACAATGTCGTCGGCTTTCAGATTAATCTCCGCCGGACTGCCCGCGCCTTCGATTACAATAATATCGTATTCATCGGACAGCTTCTCAAAAGCCTTCATGATATCGGGAATGAGCTTTTTCTTATAAGCGAAATATTCCCGCGCTTTCATGTTCCCGATTACCTCGCCGTTTACAATCACCTGGGAGCCCACATCGTTCGTCGGCTTGAGCAGAATCGGATTCATGGCGACGGACGGAGCAACACCGGCAGCCTCCGCCTGCATCACCTGCGCGCGCCCCATCTCCAGTCCTTCCTCCGTGATATAAGAATTCAGCGCCATGTTCTGGGACTTAAACGGCGCCACTCTGTAGCCATCCTGTTTAAAAATACGGCAAAGCCCCG
This is a stretch of genomic DNA from Marvinbryantia formatexigens DSM 14469. It encodes these proteins:
- a CDS encoding cobyric acid synthase, which produces MAKVIMVQGTMSNVGKSLLTAGLCRIFKQDGYRVAPFKSQNMALNSYITEEGLEMGRAQVMQAEAAGVAPSVAMNPILLKPTNDVGSQVIVNGEVIGNMKAREYFAYKKKLIPDIMKAFEKLSDEYDIIVIEGAGSPAEINLKADDIVNMGMAKLADAPVLLVGDIDRGGVFAQLIGTVMLLEEEERARIKGLIINKFRGDKTILDPGIGMLEERTGIPVVGVAPYLHIQVEDEDSLTERFSGSQEAGLIDIAVIRLPRIANFTDFNPFENMEGVSLRYVGNVSDLKNPDMIILPGTKSTMEDLRWLRQSGLEAAVLKAAAAGKVIFGICGGYQMLGESLSDPQGVEGGGTMRGMGLLPMETVFAGEKTRTRVNGTFENVSGILAGLSGEPLSGYEIHMGVTTPGENCSALTEIENYAAGSDSAGAKDSAEDAAGMEKSAAQGGRRAVGMKPDGAFLGNVYGTYVHGIFDRENVAKAVVTALGKAKGLDVSQITAVDFAAFKERQYDILASELRKHLDMKKIYEILEEGMA